One segment of Hemicordylus capensis ecotype Gifberg chromosome 8, rHemCap1.1.pri, whole genome shotgun sequence DNA contains the following:
- the MRPS24 gene encoding 28S ribosomal protein S24, mitochondrial isoform X2, with the protein MAALCGRHLRRGLEAFSGRLGGGGGSSSWRLLRARRDSFQSSAACCKNQAARVRVGKGDKPVTYEEANPPHYIAHRKGWLSQHTSNLDGEGGAAERALEDVFLRRFLYGTFHGCLASEVVLKRQANLLRVCAVFVQRLPPSKFYFLIGYTETLLSFLYKCPVKLEVQTVPEKVVYKCL; encoded by the exons ATGGCGGCGCTCTGCGGGAGGCATCTGCGGCGGGGCCTCGAG GCTTTCTCGGGGAgactcggcggcggcggcggctcctcctcctGGCGGCTTCTCCGTGCCAGGCGGGACAGTTTCCAGAGCAGCGCTGCCTGCTGCAAG AACCAAGCCGCTCGGGTGCGTGTCGGAAAAGGGGACAAGCCTGTGACATACGAGGAAGCCAACCCACCCCACTACATTGCTCACCGCAAGGGCTGGCTCTCTCAGCACacca GTAACCTGGACGGCGAGGGGGGGGCGGCCGAGCGCGCCCTGGAGGACGTCTTCCTCCGCAGGTTCCTCTACGGCACCTTCCACGGCTGCCTGGCCAGCGAGGTCGTGCTGAAGCGGCAGGCCAACCTCCTGCGGGTCTGCGCCGTCTTCGTGCAGCGGCTGCCGCCCTCCAAGTTCTACTTCCTGATTGGCTACACCGAGACGCTGCTCTCCTTCCTCTACAAATGCCCAGTCAAGCTGGAGGTGCAGACGGTCCCGGAGAAGGTCGTCTACAAGTGCctgtag
- the MRPS24 gene encoding 28S ribosomal protein S24, mitochondrial isoform X1: MQVVGTGARAVHPRRRSSRRRGGSHLGAGATVKPPACRRVGRGGCLGERGGGGGAGRGWASSCGPPPSQAEPWPPRGASLLGGSLSESARGCACAPQAVAFSGRLGGGGGSSSWRLLRARRDSFQSSAACCKNQAARVRVGKGDKPVTYEEANPPHYIAHRKGWLSQHTSNLDGEGGAAERALEDVFLRRFLYGTFHGCLASEVVLKRQANLLRVCAVFVQRLPPSKFYFLIGYTETLLSFLYKCPVKLEVQTVPEKVVYKCL; this comes from the exons ATGCAGGTCGTGGGAACGGGAGCCCGCGCAGTGCATCCGCGGAGGCGCAGTTCTCGCCGCCGCGGGGGGAGCCATCTTGGCGCAGGGGCGACCGTCAAGCCCCCGGCCTGCCGAAGGGTGGGAAGAGGGGGCTGCCTAGGAGagaggggcggcggcggcggcgctggcAGAGGCTGGGCCAGTTCCTGCGGGCCTCCTCCATCACAAGCGGAGCCATGGCCGCCGAGGGGAGCTTCCCTGCTCGGAGGCAGTCTATCTGAGAGTGCCAGGGGCTGCGCTTGTGCGCCCCAAGCCGTG GCTTTCTCGGGGAgactcggcggcggcggcggctcctcctcctGGCGGCTTCTCCGTGCCAGGCGGGACAGTTTCCAGAGCAGCGCTGCCTGCTGCAAG AACCAAGCCGCTCGGGTGCGTGTCGGAAAAGGGGACAAGCCTGTGACATACGAGGAAGCCAACCCACCCCACTACATTGCTCACCGCAAGGGCTGGCTCTCTCAGCACacca GTAACCTGGACGGCGAGGGGGGGGCGGCCGAGCGCGCCCTGGAGGACGTCTTCCTCCGCAGGTTCCTCTACGGCACCTTCCACGGCTGCCTGGCCAGCGAGGTCGTGCTGAAGCGGCAGGCCAACCTCCTGCGGGTCTGCGCCGTCTTCGTGCAGCGGCTGCCGCCCTCCAAGTTCTACTTCCTGATTGGCTACACCGAGACGCTGCTCTCCTTCCTCTACAAATGCCCAGTCAAGCTGGAGGTGCAGACGGTCCCGGAGAAGGTCGTCTACAAGTGCctgtag